Proteins co-encoded in one Ooceraea biroi isolate clonal line C1 chromosome 9, Obir_v5.4, whole genome shotgun sequence genomic window:
- the LOC113562583 gene encoding uncharacterized aarF domain-containing protein kinase 5-like, whose amino-acid sequence MSERVEKHRVKKRKLQEVRNLTKQHVMAELTTKVKESKQTTNELHINNTELYCDENTSDPDINNEELYCDENTSDSDNNENCHNNLDIEQDEIDKCLTQKKSEVDEIFLQECGKKPEEMLHEVESEPVAAASLAQVYKAVTLDGDKVAIKVQYMNLQDRFISDLKGIVYLLKAITYVHPKFDLHWIFAEIIDRLRLELDFEIEGRNSEQCAKDLKKFKYAYVPKVYWNLSTKRILVTEWIDG is encoded by the exons ATGAGTGAGCGCGTAGAAAAACATAGagtaaagaagagaaaattgcAAGAAGTACGGAATTTAACAAAACAACATGTTATGGCAGAACTGACAACTAAGGTTAAAGAAAGTAAGCAAACAACAAATGAGttgcatattaataatacagaaTTGTATTGTGACGAGAATACATCAGATcctgatattaataatgaagaatTGTATTGTGACGAGAACACATCAGATTCtgataataatgaaaactGTCATAATAATTTGGACATTGAACAGGATGAAATC GACAAGTGTTTAACCCAGAAAAAGAGCGAAGTGgacgaaatatttttgcaagaaTGTGGCAAAAAACCCGAGGAAATGTTACACGAGGTTGAGTCTGAGCCAGTTGCAGCTGCCAGTTTAGCTCAG GTGTACAAAGCTGTAACTCTGGATGGAGATAAAGTGGCGATCAAAGTACAATACATGAATCTCCAAGATCGATTCATATCTGATTTGAAAGGGATAGTTTACCTACTAAAAGCTATTACATATGTGCACCCGAAGTTCGATTTGCATTGGATATTTGCG GAAATTATTGATAGGTTACGCCTGGAGTTGGATTTCGAAATCGAAGGAAGAAATTCAGAACAATGCGCTAAAGATCTAAAGAAATTCAAGTATGCATATGTGCCAAAAGTTTATTGGAATCTTAGTACTAAG cGAATTCTTGTAACAGAATGGATCGATGGTTAG
- the LOC113562581 gene encoding uncharacterized protein LOC113562581: YAIMEGRSAENYIDVLDAVVNVIKIKPDTAISDFERAERKALRTVFPSAKIIGSFFHYSQALVHNADKFGILKGDDKELGWGATKLLVSLAFLPKNLIEEGFQIISKIIFKNYKYLDSFFNYYKETWLNGFKSDSFSVFQQLHKTNNISERHNRELRETLRKHSTIVEFLGIYCECPIANILLLFIKCDIYYLQLT; this comes from the exons TATGCTATAATGGAAGGACGCAGTGCCGAAAATTATATAGATGTTTTGGACGCAGTcgtaaatgttataaaaataaaacctgACACAGCAATATCAGACTTTGAAAGAGCAGAAAGAAAAGCGTTACGAACAGTTTTCCCCAGTGCTAAAATCATCGGCAGTTTCTTCCATTACAGTCAG GCATTAGTACATAATGCCGACAAATTTGGTATACTTAAAGGCGACGACAAAGAATTGGGTTGGGGTGCAACCAAATTGTTAGTATCCCTAGCTTTTTTACCCAAAAACTTAATAGAAGAAGGCTTCCAAATAATatccaaaattattttcaaaaattacaaGTATTTggattcattttttaattattataaagagaCATGGTTAAATGGCTTTAAGTCCGATTCGTTCTCTGTTTTTCAACAATTACATAAAACAAACAATATATCTGAAAGACATAATCGGGAACTACGAGAGACTCTAAGAAAACACTCAACAATTGTGGAATTTTTAGGTATATATTGTGAATGCCCCAttgcaaacattttattactgttcataaaatgcgatatatattatttacagctTACCTGA
- the LOC113562582 gene encoding uncharacterized protein LOC113562582, translated as MLDAVDSFHVKFILKNNTTKAVIFIDQHLTESITNEINEKLTIFVDGTFATVPQLSNTNCQLWTIVIRHKNRTFPIVYAIMEGRSAENYIDVLDAVVNVIKIKPDTAISDFERAERKALRTVFPSAKIIGSFFHYSQALVHNADKFGILKGDDKELGWGATKLLVSLAFLPKNLIEEGFQIISKIIFKNYKYLDSFFNYYKETWLNGFKSDSFSVFQQLHKTNNISERHNRELRETLKKHSTIVEFLGLFFAELTTPLSDEHFVP; from the exons ATGTTGGATGCAGTAGATTCGTTTCATGTgaaatttatcttaaaaaataatactacaaaagcagttatttttattgatcaaCATTTAACTGAATCAATtacaaatgaaattaatgaaaaattaactaTTTTTGTTGATGGAACGTTTGCCACAGTACCCCAACTAAGCAATACTAATTGCCAATTGTGGACAATTGTAATTAGACATAAAAATAGA aCATTTCCGATTGTCTATGCTATAATGGAAGGACGCAGTGCCGAAAATTATATAGATGTTTTGGACGCAGTcgtaaatgttataaaaataaaacctgACACAGCAATATCAGACTTTGAAAGAGCAGAAAGAAAAGCGTTACGAACAGTTTTCCCCAGTGCTAAAATCATCGGCAGTTTCTTCCATTACAGTCAG GCATTAGTACATAATGCCGACAAATTTGGGATACTTAAAGGCGACGACAAAGAATTGGGTTGGGGTGCAACCAAATTGTTAGTATCCCTAGCTTTTTTACCCAAAAACTTAATAGAAGAAGGCTTCCAAATAATatccaaaattattttcaaaaattacaaGTATTTggattcattttttaattattataaagagaCATGGTTAAATGGCTTTAAGTCCGATTCGTTCTCTGTTTTTCAACAATTACATAAAACAAACAATATATCTGAAAGACATAATCGGGAACTACGAGAGACTCTAAAAAAACACTCAACAATTGTGGAATTTTTAG gattgtttttcgccgagttaaCCACTCCGCTGTCAGACGAACATTTCGTGCCATAA
- the LOC113562584 gene encoding histone-lysine N-methyltransferase SETMAR-like, which translates to MDYDAAEYRNMLIIYGEFDQNARRAAREYNARFPERRPIVHSVILRLLHCAGQTGRLVPDRHLNVVVERRVRTVRNEEAIIRTINDAPEMSHLQPGDYDARLRFCTWLLNEENNRPGFASNILFTDESHFTRDGVFNMRNTHLWADENPRAYHIRNFQQRFSVNLWAGVLNDAIIGPFEMLARLTGQLYVEFLENDLPGLLEDVPLEQRRHMLFQHDGAPPHMSIQVRRVLNASFERRWIGRGGPVSWSARSPDLTPLDFFLWSTIKQYVYRERIDSREELQNKIIEAFAIVTPEMVHNTQRSLLRRARLCIECNGGYFEHLL; encoded by the exons ATGGATTACGACGCAGCAGAATATCGTAACATGCTGATTATTTACGGCGAGTTCGACCAGAACGCTCGCCGTGCCGCGCGAGAGTACAATGCTCGTTTTCCGGAACGCAGACCGATCGTGCATAGTGTCATTCTGCGATTGTTGCATTGCGCGGGACAAACGGGCCGTCTAGTGCCAGATAGACACTTAAACGTTGTCGTGGAACGTCGTGTTCGTACGGTGCGCAACGAGGAGGCGATCATACGTACAATAAACGACGCTCCAGAAATGAGC CATTTACAACCAGGTGACTACGATGCAAGACTGCGCTTTTGCACATGGCTGttaaatgaagaaaacaaCCGACCCGGTTTCGCGAGTAACATACTCTTCACAGATGAATCGCACTTCACGCGCGATGGCGTATTCAACATGCGAAACACGCATCTTTGGGCGGATGAAAATCCAAGAGCGTATCACATAAGAAATTTCCAGCAACGATTCAGCGTGAATTTGTGGGCTGGTGTGCTGAACGACGCAATT ATCGGCCCATTCGAAATGCTCGCGCGACTGACAGGTCAGTTGTATGTAGAATTTCTAGAAAATGACTTGCCCGGATTGTTAGAAGATGTGCCGCTGGAACAACGTAGACATATGTTGTTCCAACATGACGGAGCACCGCCACATATGTCGATTCAGGTGCGCCGCGTGTTAAACGCGAGTTTCGAAAGAAGATGGATTGGGCGTGGAGGTCCTGTGAGTTGGTCAGCGAGATCTCCGGACCTGACTCCGTTGGATTTCTTCTTATGGAgtacaataaaacaatatgttTATCGTGAACGCATCGACAGTCGCGAAGAATTGCAAAACAAGATTATCGAGGCATTCGCGATTGTTACCCCAGAAATGGTGCACAACACGCAGCGGAGTTTGTTGCGACGAGCTAGGCTCTGCATTGAATGCAACGGAGGATATTTTGAACATCTGTTATAA